Genomic DNA from Pelosinus sp. UFO1:
AGAGATAATATGTTACTAGATTTTGGAAATATTGGATTATTACTGCTCGTTGCTTTGGTTTTTCCCCTATTAGCGTTAGGGACTGCATTTTTTATTCGCCCTCGCCCTCGCCAGCATGGTATAGAAAAATCTTTGCCTTATGAGTGTGGTGTAGATACGGTTGGCGAGACTTGGGTACAATTTAGAGCAAGTTATTTTTTGTATGCATTAGTATTTGTCGCTTTTGATATTGAAACTGTTTTTCTATATCTTTGGGCGATTAAGTTTCAGCAGTTGGGAAAGTTTGCCTTTATTGAAATGTTTATTTTCCTTAGTATTTTATTGGTAGGGCTAGGATATGCCTGGAAGAAAGGAGCCTTGGAATGGAAGTAACTAAACTGCAATCACAAGAAGAGCAAGACAATGATTTGTTGCAGAAAAATATAATTTTAACAAGTTTTGATACCGTATTAAAATGGGCGCGAAGTAATTCACTGTGGCCGCTGTCTTCGGGTCTTGCTTGTTGTGCGATAGAGATGATGTCGGCTGCCGCCGCGCGGTTTGATTTGTCAAGATTCGGGTACGAGGTTTTTCGTGCTTCACCAAGACAAGCTGATTTGCTCATTGTTGCGGGCACCGTGACTTGGGCAATGGCTGGTCCGTTAAAGCGTTTGTATGAGCAGATGCCTGAACCCAAATATGTCATCGCCATGGGCAGTTGTGCAAATTCTGGAGGTCCTTTTGCCGACTCGTATTCGGTTGTTCCCGGTGTGGACAAGATTTTACCAGTCGATGTGTATATTCCTGGTTGCCCGCCGCGTCCGGAAGCTTTGATTCACGGAATGTTGGAATTAAAACGCAAGATTAAGAATCC
This window encodes:
- a CDS encoding NADH-quinone oxidoreductase subunit A encodes the protein MLLDFGNIGLLLLVALVFPLLALGTAFFIRPRPRQHGIEKSLPYECGVDTVGETWVQFRASYFLYALVFVAFDIETVFLYLWAIKFQQLGKFAFIEMFIFLSILLVGLGYAWKKGALEWK
- a CDS encoding NADH-quinone oxidoreductase subunit B; this encodes MEVTKLQSQEEQDNDLLQKNIILTSFDTVLKWARSNSLWPLSSGLACCAIEMMSAAAARFDLSRFGYEVFRASPRQADLLIVAGTVTWAMAGPLKRLYEQMPEPKYVIAMGSCANSGGPFADSYSVVPGVDKILPVDVYIPGCPPRPEALIHGMLELKRKIKNPEVARRKS